Proteins found in one Methylosinus sp. PW1 genomic segment:
- the tatC gene encoding twin-arginine translocase subunit TatC, which produces MTDADIDATKAPLLEHLMELRERLIRALMAFLGAFILAFFFAKDIYNLLVVPYTIAVGPDATLIYTAPQEYFFTQIKVAMFAAAFVSCPIVFGQVYAFVAPGLYKHERAAFRPYLFATPIFFALGALVVYFLVMPNLLHFFISMQQANEPGKAKIELLPRVSEYLSLIMTLVLAFGVVFQLPVVLTLLGQIGIVSSQFLAEKRRYAIVLVFIVAAVLTPPDVFSQLALAIPGLLLYEASIISVRWIEKKRAAAEEQQAAG; this is translated from the coding sequence ATGACCGACGCCGATATCGACGCCACCAAGGCGCCGCTCCTCGAGCATCTGATGGAGCTGCGCGAGCGGCTCATCCGCGCGCTGATGGCGTTTCTGGGCGCCTTCATCCTGGCCTTCTTCTTCGCCAAGGACATTTATAATTTGCTGGTGGTCCCCTATACGATCGCCGTGGGTCCAGATGCGACGCTCATCTATACCGCGCCGCAGGAATATTTCTTCACGCAGATCAAGGTGGCGATGTTCGCCGCCGCTTTCGTCTCCTGTCCGATCGTGTTCGGGCAAGTCTATGCTTTCGTCGCGCCCGGCCTCTACAAGCACGAGCGGGCCGCCTTTCGGCCCTATCTCTTCGCCACGCCTATTTTCTTCGCGCTCGGCGCATTGGTCGTCTATTTTCTCGTCATGCCCAATCTGCTGCATTTCTTCATCTCGATGCAGCAGGCCAACGAGCCCGGCAAGGCGAAGATCGAGCTGCTGCCGCGCGTCTCCGAATATCTCTCGTTGATCATGACGCTGGTGCTCGCCTTCGGCGTCGTCTTCCAGCTGCCGGTGGTGCTGACGCTGCTCGGTCAGATCGGCATCGTCTCCTCGCAATTCCTGGCCGAGAAGCGCCGCTATGCGATCGTCCTCGTCTTCATCGTGGCGGCGGTGCTGACGCCGCCGGATGTGTTCAGCCAGCTGGCGCTCGCCATACCGGGGCTGCTGCTCTACGAGGCGTCGATCATTTCCGTGCGCTGGATCGAGAAGAAGCGCGCCGCGGCCGAGGAACAGCAAGCGGCGGGTTGA
- a CDS encoding protein translocase TatA — MFDLDPGKLIVIGIVALVAIPTKDLPRVLRQIGQITGRMRRMASEFQGQFMDAMREADLAEVQKNLKNEVDSAFTGVGDVAFDPLKQAREQIVGAIEGPPAPPQDGEAKAAESSVVAESVTAESHAAAPAPAVEAQADVHASSEPAASEPAATTSGAETTPESQPI, encoded by the coding sequence ATGTTCGATCTCGATCCCGGAAAGCTGATCGTCATCGGCATCGTCGCGCTCGTCGCGATTCCGACCAAGGACCTGCCGCGCGTGTTGCGTCAGATCGGCCAGATCACCGGGCGCATGCGGCGCATGGCGTCCGAGTTCCAAGGCCAGTTCATGGATGCGATGCGCGAGGCCGATCTCGCCGAGGTTCAGAAAAATTTGAAGAACGAGGTCGATTCGGCCTTCACTGGCGTCGGCGATGTCGCCTTCGATCCGCTCAAGCAGGCCCGCGAGCAGATCGTCGGCGCGATCGAAGGCCCGCCCGCTCCGCCGCAAGATGGTGAGGCCAAGGCGGCCGAGAGCAGCGTTGTCGCTGAGAGCGTCACGGCCGAGAGTCATGCGGCCGCGCCGGCGCCGGCCGTCGAAGCGCAGGCCGATGTCCACGCCTCCAGCGAGCCGGCCGCGAGCGAGCCCGCGGCGACGACGAGCGGGGCCGAGACGACGCCCGAAAGCCAGCCGATATGA
- a CDS encoding twin-arginine translocase TatA/TatE family subunit has translation MGGLSIWHWIIVGGVAFILFGGRFKISDVMGDVAKGIKAFKKGLAEDDTEAKAEEPAKSLEHQPLASQTTLHADKTAEAKKA, from the coding sequence ATGGGCGGTCTGTCGATCTGGCATTGGATTATCGTCGGCGGCGTGGCCTTCATATTGTTCGGCGGCCGCTTCAAGATTTCCGACGTCATGGGCGACGTCGCCAAAGGCATCAAGGCCTTCAAGAAGGGCCTCGCCGAAGACGACACCGAGGCGAAGGCCGAGGAGCCGGCGAAATCGCTGGAGCATCAGCCGCTCGCGAGCCAGACGACGCTCCACGCCGATAAGACGGCCGAAGCGAAAAAGGCCTGA
- the scpB gene encoding SMC-Scp complex subunit ScpB: MARALRPVELFQDDAAPDEEAAALREASRIAEALLFAASEPLEETEIARRLPDGMDVEAVLTRLKQDYADRGVTLTRAGRKWFFRTAADLGWVLAREQVEQKKLSRAALETLAIVAYHQPVTRAEIEDIRGVAVAKGTLDVLLETGWIRLRGRRRAPGRPLTYGTTDAFLMQFGLEQIGDLPGLDELKGAGLFDGRLPKGFDVPQPTDDATLKEDEDPLEGDAEAALEMDFLQEPDAPEEPEPIEE, from the coding sequence TTGGCGCGAGCCTTGCGACCCGTCGAGCTGTTCCAGGACGACGCCGCCCCCGATGAAGAGGCGGCGGCGCTGCGCGAGGCCTCGCGCATCGCCGAGGCGCTGCTTTTTGCGGCCAGCGAGCCACTCGAGGAGACGGAGATCGCCCGCCGCCTGCCGGACGGAATGGACGTCGAGGCCGTGCTGACCAGGCTGAAGCAGGATTACGCCGACCGCGGCGTCACGCTGACGCGCGCCGGCCGCAAATGGTTCTTCCGCACCGCCGCCGATCTCGGCTGGGTGCTGGCGCGCGAGCAGGTGGAGCAGAAGAAGCTCTCCCGCGCCGCGCTGGAGACGCTCGCCATCGTCGCCTATCACCAGCCGGTGACGCGCGCCGAGATCGAGGACATAAGAGGCGTCGCCGTCGCCAAAGGCACGCTGGACGTGCTGCTGGAGACCGGCTGGATTCGCCTGCGCGGCCGCCGCCGCGCGCCGGGGCGTCCGCTCACCTATGGCACGACCGATGCGTTCCTCATGCAGTTCGGCCTGGAGCAGATCGGCGATCTGCCCGGCCTCGACGAGCTGAAAGGCGCCGGCCTCTTCGACGGCCGTCTGCCCAAGGGCTTCGACGTGCCGCAGCCGACCGACGACGCCACGCTCAAGGAGGACGAGGATCCGTTGGAGGGCGACGCCGAGGCGGCGCTCGAGATGGATTTTCTGCAGGAGCCCGACGCGCCGGAGGAGCCCGAGCCGATAGAGGAATAG
- a CDS encoding ScpA family protein: MAQDLAFDIAGEHERAEAEPAFLVDVDGFEGPLDLLLELARRQKVDLARISILALAEQYLAFVEEARRVRLELAADYLVMAAWLAYLKSRLLLPEQPKTGEEPSAAELAAALADRLRRLEAIRAASDKLQERARLGRDMFLRGGPEGIETKTNSTFTASLYDLLSAYARQRQKQAISKVTLRQRNVWSLAEARETLERLAGIAAQWTALDDYLLDYCVDIQTARTVRASSFSASLEMVREGRFDIRQDRAFAPIWLRRRDTELDREPSGSLSEASEP, from the coding sequence ATGGCGCAGGATTTGGCTTTCGACATCGCCGGAGAACATGAGCGCGCGGAGGCGGAGCCCGCCTTCCTCGTCGATGTCGACGGCTTCGAAGGCCCGCTGGACCTGCTGCTAGAGCTCGCCCGCCGCCAGAAGGTCGATCTCGCCCGCATTTCCATTTTGGCGCTGGCCGAGCAATATCTCGCTTTCGTCGAGGAGGCGCGGCGCGTCCGGCTCGAGCTCGCCGCCGATTATCTGGTGATGGCCGCCTGGCTCGCCTATCTGAAATCACGCCTGCTGCTGCCGGAGCAGCCCAAGACGGGGGAGGAGCCTTCGGCCGCAGAGCTGGCCGCGGCGCTCGCCGATCGTCTGCGCCGGCTGGAGGCGATCCGCGCGGCGTCCGACAAGCTTCAGGAGCGCGCGCGGCTCGGCCGCGACATGTTCCTGCGCGGCGGGCCGGAGGGCATAGAGACCAAGACGAACTCGACCTTCACGGCCAGCCTCTATGATCTTCTGTCGGCCTACGCCCGCCAGCGGCAGAAGCAGGCGATCTCCAAGGTCACGCTGCGCCAGCGCAATGTCTGGTCGTTGGCCGAGGCGCGCGAGACGCTGGAGCGGCTCGCTGGAATCGCGGCCCAATGGACCGCGCTCGACGATTACCTGCTGGATTATTGTGTGGATATTCAAACCGCGCGCACCGTCCGCGCCTCGTCTTTTTCCGCTTCGCTGGAAATGGTGCGGGAAGGGCGGTTCGACATTCGCCAGGACCGCGCCTTCGCGCCGATCTGGCTGCGTCGGCGCGATACGGAACTAGACCGCGAGCCTTCGGGCTCTTTGAGCGAAGCCTCGGAGCCGTGA